In one window of Streptomyces griseus subsp. griseus DNA:
- a CDS encoding ankyrin repeat domain-containing protein: protein MSETPDPEVVELATKVFGLARTGETEALAAYVDAGVPADLTNDRGDSLVMLAAYHGHAGAVAALVARGADPDRANDRGQTPLAGAVFKGEDAVIDALLAAGADPAAGTPSARDTAQMFGKADLLERFGAR, encoded by the coding sequence ATGAGCGAAACCCCCGATCCCGAGGTGGTCGAGCTGGCGACCAAGGTCTTCGGCCTGGCCCGCACCGGCGAGACCGAGGCGCTCGCCGCGTACGTCGACGCGGGCGTCCCCGCCGACCTCACCAACGACCGGGGCGACTCGCTGGTCATGCTCGCCGCCTACCACGGGCACGCCGGAGCGGTCGCCGCCCTCGTCGCCCGCGGCGCCGACCCGGACCGCGCCAACGACCGTGGCCAGACCCCGCTGGCCGGAGCCGTCTTCAAGGGCGAGGACGCCGTCATCGACGCCCTGCTCGCCGCAGGCGCCGACCCCGCCGCCGGAACGCCGTCCGCGCGGGACACGGCCCAGATGTTCGGCAAGGCCGACCTGCTGGAACGCTTCGGTGCCCGTTGA